The proteins below are encoded in one region of Shewanella putrefaciens:
- the fabG gene encoding 3-oxoacyl-ACP reductase FabG: MRFNLNLTGKVALVTGASRGIGRAIAETLVEAGAVVVGTATSEKGAAAIQEYLGDKGFGLVLNVTDSQSITDLFASIKEKAGDVDILVNNAGITRDNLLMRMKDDEWQDIIDTNLTSLFRLSKPVMRTMMKKRFGRIINIGSVVGTMGNAGQVNYSAAKAGLIGFTKSLAREVASRQITVNAIAPGFIQTDMTDELTEDQQKAIMSQVPMERLGQAQEIANAVLFLASDSAAYITGETLHVNGGMYMV, translated from the coding sequence ATGCGTTTTAACTTGAATTTAACCGGTAAAGTCGCCCTAGTGACGGGTGCTAGCCGTGGTATTGGCCGCGCCATTGCCGAAACATTAGTCGAAGCGGGTGCGGTTGTGGTTGGAACTGCAACAAGTGAGAAGGGCGCCGCAGCAATCCAAGAATATCTGGGTGACAAAGGTTTTGGTTTAGTGCTTAATGTCACAGATAGTCAATCAATCACCGATTTATTCGCCTCGATCAAAGAAAAAGCGGGTGATGTTGATATTCTAGTCAATAACGCGGGTATCACCCGTGATAATTTGCTGATGCGAATGAAAGATGATGAATGGCAAGATATCATAGATACCAACCTGACATCATTATTCAGACTATCAAAACCTGTAATGCGTACCATGATGAAAAAGCGCTTCGGCCGTATCATCAATATCGGTTCAGTGGTAGGCACTATGGGTAATGCAGGTCAGGTTAACTACTCGGCAGCAAAAGCCGGTTTGATTGGGTTTACAAAATCTCTTGCAAGAGAGGTTGCATCTCGTCAAATTACGGTTAATGCTATCGCTCCTGGATTTATCCAGACCGATATGACTGATGAGCTGACCGAAGATCAGCAAAAAGCTATCATGTCTCAGGTTCCGATGGAACGATTAGGGCAGGCGCAAGAAATCGCCAATGCAGTGCTCTTTTTGGCCTCGGATTCTGCCGCTTACATCACAGGCGAAACTTTGCATGTGAATGGCGGAATGTACATGGTTTAA
- the acpP gene encoding acyl carrier protein, producing MSNIEERVKKIIVEQLGVKEEDVKPAASFVDDLGADSLDTVELVMALEEEFDTEIPDEEAEKITTVQAAIDYVSKNQ from the coding sequence ATGAGCAACATCGAAGAACGTGTAAAGAAAATCATTGTAGAGCAACTGGGCGTTAAAGAAGAAGACGTTAAACCAGCGGCATCTTTCGTTGACGATCTGGGTGCAGATTCTCTGGACACTGTTGAGTTGGTTATGGCTCTGGAAGAAGAGTTCGATACCGAGATCCCTGATGAAGAAGCTGAAAAGATCACTACTGTTCAAGCAGCGATCGATTACGTTTCTAAGAATCAGTAA